The Vibrio syngnathi DNA window CTTTGGCTGAATCACTGGGTGGGGTTGAAAGCCTGATTTGCCACCCAGCTTCGATGACTCACCGTGCGATGGGCGAAGAAGCATTGGCAGAAGCGGGTGTTTCTCAACAACTACTGCGCCTTTCTGTTGGCCTTGAAGATGCGGAAGACCTAATCGACGATCTCAAGCAAGCGTTTGAAAAAACACAACGCTTTATCACTGAAGGGGAGGGTTAATAATGGCAATCTTTCGCCAGCTACATAAATTTGGTGGCAGCAGTTTAGCGAACCCCGAGTGTTACCAACGCGTGGTCAATATTCTTAGAGAGTACTCATCAGCAACCGATTTAGTCGTTGTTTCAGCTGCGGGTAAAACAACCAACCGTTTGATTGAGTTTGTTGAAGCGCTCGATAAAGACGGCCGTATTGCTCACGAATGCCTGCAAACCCTTCGTCAGTTCCAACTTGAGCTGATTGAATCGTTACTTGACGGTGAAACTGCTGAGCAATTAACGGCAACCATTCAACAAGAATTTACTGCTTTGGGTGAGCTTACAGCTCCCTTGAGTGAAGCACAAAAAGCACAAGTACTGGGTCATGGTGAGGTTTGGTCTTCACGTCTGTTAGCCGCTTTGTTGTGCCAACATGACTTACAAGCGGTTGCTCAAGATGCGCGTGCCTTTTTACGTGCAGAAGCGGGTGCTCAACCCGAAGTGGATCGCGCGCGTTCTTATCCTCTGATTAAAGAAGTTTTGGCTCAGCATACGCATTGCCGAGTGGTGATTACGGGCTTTATGGCTCAGAACTGCGAAGGTGAAACAGTACTGCTTGGTCGTAACGGTTCAGATTACTCAGCAACCGTAATAGGCGCTCTGGCAGAAGTTGAACGTGTGACGATTTGGAGTGACGTGGCGGGCGTCTACAGCGCTGACCCTCGTTTGGTTTCGGATGCGTGTTTGTTGCCTCTGCTTCGCCTTGATGAAGCGAGTGAACTCGCTCGTCTGGCGGCTCCAGTGCTCCATAGCCGAACGCTACAGCCTGTCGCTCAAAGTGCTATGGATCTGAGCTTACGTTGCAGTTATCAGCCAGAGGCGGGTTCTACACAGATAGAGCGTGTATTGGCATCCGGTCGTGGTGCAAAAATCATTACCTCTTTAGATGAAGTTCTTATCGTGCAACTGACGTTTGGTCATGGACATGATTTCGACCGTCTAGAAAGCGAAGTGTTGGAAGGTCTTAAGCGTGCTCAACTAGAGCCGCTTGCTTATGAACTTGAACCGGATCAACATTGTTTGCGTCTTGCTTACACAGAAGAGATCGCTGGTGGCGCTTTAGAATATCTACAAGATCACGCGATTGAAGCGGAAATTAAGCTTAAAGAAGGCTTCTCTCTGATTGCGGCGGTGGGTGCAGGTGTGACTAAGAACCCGAACCATTGCTACGGTTTCTATCAGCAGCTCAAGAGCTCGCCAGTTGAGTTCATCTCAGAAGCGAACTCAGGATTGAGCTTAGTGGCTGTGATTCGTAAGAGTGAAACCTCAAGCCTAGTGAAAGGCATTCACTCTCAACTATTCCAAGCGCAGAAGCGTGTTGCGATTGCTTTGTGTGGTAAGGGCAACATTGGTTCAAGCTGGTTGAGCCTGTTTGCTGAGCAAAAGGCGGAACTCGAAAAGCGTCGTGGAATGAACTTTGAATTGGTTGCGGTTGTTGATAGCCAAACCTATTGGTTCGATGACCAAGGTATTGATGCGACTTCTGTAGGTAAGCGTTTTGATGACGAAGCGATTGCCAACAACGGTAACGACTGGTTAGAGCGTTTGGGCTCTATTCAGGGTTACGATGAAGCTGTAGTACTCGATGTCACCGCAAGCCCTGTGCTTGCAGCAAAGTACCTGCAAATTGCACAACAAGGTATCCACCTGATCTCAGCTAACAAGGTGGCTGGTTCAGCATCAAGCGAGTATTACCATCAGGTACAAGATGCTTTCGCTAAGATCAGCCGTCATTGGCTGTACAATGCGACAGTGGGAGCTGGCTTACCGATTAACCACACGGTACGTGACCTGCGCGAAAGCGGTGACGATATTATTGCTCTGTCAGGTATCTTCTCGGGTACTCTATCTTGGTTATTCCAACAGTTTGATGGCACGGTGCCATTCAGCGAGTTGGTTGATTTAGCGTGGCAACAAGGCCTGACGGAACCGGATCCTCGAGCTGACCTCGATGGCTCAGACGTGATGCGTAAGCTAGTGATTCTGGCGCGTGAATCGGGTTTAGATATTGAGCCTGAAAACGTCAAAGTAGAATCATTGGTACCTGAAGAATTACAAGATCTGTCAGTGGATGACTTCTTTGATAAAGCTTCTGTACTGAGTGAAGAGTTGGCCGAGCGTTTAGAGAAAGCGCAGTCTCAACAGAAGGTTCTTCGTTACGTAGCACGTTTAGAGAAAAATGGTAAGGCAACAGTAGGCGTTGAAGCGCTATCTAAAGAACACGCTCTGGCGAACTTACTGCCTTGCGATAATATCTTTGCGATTGAGAGCAAATGGTACAAAGATAATCCATTGGTTATTCGTGGCCCAGGTGCTGGTCGTGAAGTGACGGCTGGTGCAATTCAATCTGACCTAAACAGAATGTCTAGCCTGTTTTAATACTGAGAGCGATTGGCTTAATAGTCAGATCAATTGCTTTAATACTCAGATCGGTTGGTTTAGTACGTAAATGGCATACTATTCACTAAGATAAATAAGGCTGAAAGCACTATGTGTTTTCAGTCTTTTTTCTACATTCTTTCTGCTTTGCGACCCATCTATCGGCTTGAGCTTTTCTCACTATCTACTTGAAAAAAATTCATAATCGATCTGTTGACATTAAATCGTATTCAATACATTCTGGAGACATATAGACGTCTAAACGTCGCTAGGGATTTGAGATTATTTAGTGGTTGCTTTTGCCACAGGGAGAGTAAGATGGGATACACACACGCAAGTCATATCGACGCTTTAAATCAGAATATTGCAGAGCTTTCTGACAACATCAATGTGTCATTTGAATTTTTCCCACCGAGCAGTGAGAAGATGGAAGATACCCTGTGGAATTCTGTTCACCGTCTTAAAACACTTCAACCTAAATTTGTATCAGTAACCTATGGTGCAAACTCGGGTGAGCGTGATCGTACCCACTCAATCATTAAAGAAATTAAGAACCAAACAGGCCTAATTGCTGCACCACACTTAACGTGTATTGATGCTAGCCGCGAAGAGCTGATTCAAATTGCCGACGATTACTGGGCAAATGGTATTGAGAGCATTGTTGCGTTGCGTGGTGATATTCCAGCAGGCGGCGGTGCGCCAGATATGTACGCGTCTGATTTAGTTGAACTGCTTAAATCTCGTCACGACTTTGATATATCGGTAGCGGCATTCCCTGAGGTTCACCCTGAAGCAAAAAGTGCTCAATCTGATCTCATCAACCTAAAGCGTAAAGTAGATGCGGGTGCTAACCGTGCAATCACTCAGTTCTTCTTCGATGTAGAAAGCTACTTACGTTTCCGTGACCGTTGTGTGGCGGCGGGCGTTGACGTAGAGATTGTACCGGGTATCTTGCCAGTTTCTAACTTCAAGCAAGCGTCTCGTTTTGCTGCGATGAATAACGTAAAAGTACCGGGTTGGATGGCGAAGCAGTTCGAAGGTTTGGATGATGATCCAACAACTCGTCAGTTAGTCGGTGCTAGCCAAGCGATCGATATGGTTCGTACGCTAAGCCGTGAAGGTGTGAAAGATTTCCACTTTTACACGCTAAACCGTGCAGAAATGACTTATGCACTTTGCCATACGCTAGGTGTTCGCCCACAAGTCGCTGCGCTTTAAGTAAAGCCTAATAAGTAAAACCTAAGCGCTTGTAAAAAGCCTCTGGCTGTAAAATTTCAAATCCTATAGATACAAAAAAAGGCTTGGACTCTAAGAGTTCAAGCCTTTTGCTTTTCTAGCTTAACTTAAGCAAGAGCACCAAGTTCAAGCAGTACTTCGTCCGCCCATACAATCCATGCTTCACGGATAAGTAGGTTACGACGAAGCGTTAAACGCTCTAGGCGTGCTTGCTTGTCTAGTGTAGATGGCGTTGCGTAGTAAGCCGCTTCGATTTCTTTGTAGTGAGAAACCAGTTTGCGAGACTCTTCAACTAGCTCAGCAAGTTGTACACGGTAAGCGTCAGCAGGTTGTACAGCACAAGCCATTAGCTTAGCTGAGAACTCGTCACGAACGGTTGGGTGTGCAGTTGGTTGTTCAAACCATTCACCTAGCGCGCCACGGCCTGCGTCAGTGATAGAGTAAACTTTACGATCAGGTTTGCCTTCTTGAGGCTCAAGCACGCAAGTTACCTGGTCGTTCTGAGCCATTTTATTTAGCTCGCGGTAAACTTGTTGGTGGCTAGCTTTCCAGAAGTAACCAATGCTTGAAGAGAATTCTTTTGTGATATCGTAACCAGTAGCATCGCGTGTACTTAAAACGGTTAAAATTACGTGTGGTAATGACATGTCTGAAATCCAAATGGTAAACAGTAAACAAATACTTGAACAACAAGTGTGCTTCTATGGCACGTTATATTGGTTATGTTCAAGTAGCACCAACTCAATAGTTGGTTATGTCACCTTACAAAGCCGTTTATCACCTAGGTTGACCAGTTTATTGGTCGAGTGCCGCAGATTATTATTTTGGAGTGTTTCTGCAGTGGAGCAGTAGTATATCTAAATAATAAGCATAAAGTAGAATACATGGACAAAATAACCCAAAAAACTGACAAAATACTCACTAGTGGTTATTTGGCAAAATAAAAAGGCCGCACATGGCGACCTTTTGTTTCTTTTATAGATGGAATCACTAATTAACCAGTGTTTCGCATACCTGCTGCAATGCCTGCAATCGTCACCATTAGCGCTTCTTCTAGCTCTGCTGGTGGTGTTTCACACTTACGAGTACGGTAAAGCAGTTCCGCTTGAAGCATGTTTAGCGGCTCAACATAGATGTTACGTAGACGAATTGACTCAAGTCCCCAAGGGTCGCTTTGCATCAAGTTCTCGTTATTTTCTACATTCAGCACCGCTTTGATGTCTTTCTGCAATTGTTCACGCAGTAATTCACCTAACGGCAGCAGTTCTTTATCAACAAGGCGTTGGTCGTAGTACTTAGCGATTTCCATGTTGCACTTCGAGTACACCATTTCCAACATACCTAGACGAGTAGAGAAGAATGGCCATTCACGACACATCTCTTCAAGTAGCGCTTGATGGCCTTGATCGACAGAGTATTGGATCGCTTCACCAGCGCCTAACCATGCAGGAAGTACCAAACGGTTTTGGCTCCATGAGAAGATCCATGGAATCGCACGTAGGCTTTCTACGCCGCCGTTCGGGTTACGTTTCGCAGGACGAGAACCAAGAGGTAACTTGCCTAACTCTAGCTCTGGCGTCGCTTGGCGGAAGTAAGGAACAAACTTCTCTTCACCACGAACGACGTTACGGTAAGCTTCGCAAGATACTTCAGAGAGCACTTCCATTAGGTCGCGCCATTCTTGTTTTGGCTCTGGTGGTGGCAGAAGGTTCGCTTCTAGAATCGCACTTGCGTATAGGTTGAAGCTATTAACTGCAACATCTGGCAAGCCAAGTTTAAAGCGGATCATTTCGCCTTGCTCAGTTACACGTAAGCCGCCTTTCAAGCTTTTAGGTGGCTGAGAAAGAAGAGCAGCGTGCGCTGGCGCACCACCACGACCAACTGTACCGCCACGGCCGTGGAATAGAGTCAGTTCAATACCTTCTTCTTCACAAGCCTTAACCAACTTGTCCATAGCATCATACTGCGCCCAACCAGCAGACATTACGCCAGCGTCTTTTGCTGAGTCAGAATATCCGATCATCACCATTTGGTGGTTCTGGATAAAGCCACGGTATAAATCAATGCTCATTAGCTGTTTCATCACGGCTTCTGAGTTGTTCAAGTCGTCCAGCGTTTCGAACAATGGACATACATCCATGCGGTACGGGCAACCACACTCTTGTAGCAGCAAGTGAACAGCCAGTACATCTGATGCTGTACGAGCCATAGAGATAACGTAAGCACCAAAGGCTTCACGAGGTTGAGCAGCAACGACCTTACAGGTGTCCAAAACCTCTTTGACCTGTTCAGATGGCTCCCAATCGCGTGGTAGCAGTGGGCGTTTTGAGCTTAATTCATTAGTTAAGAAAGCGACTTTGTCTTGCTCGCTCCACTGGTCGTAATCACCAATGCCTAGGTAGCGAGTCAATTCAGACAGCACATCTGAGTGACGTGTGCTTTCTTGACGAACATCGAGACGAACTAAATGCACACCGAATGCTTTTAGACGACGCAGCGTATCAAGCAGAGAACCGTCTGCAATGACGCCCATGCCACATTCGTGCAGCGATTGGTAACACGCGTAAAGTGGTGTCCAAAGTTGGTCGATGTTCTGTAGCGTTTCTTTCTTCGGTACTTCAGCGTCGTGCAGCTTTGCATCAAGCACTTCTAACGTGTTGTTCAGCAGAGTACGTAGGCTCTTCAGGATGGCACGGTAAGCTTCGTGCTCATCGCCAGCCAATTCACGAACGGCGTCATTACACTTGGTCATCGACAGTTCGGTAATCAGCTCGTTGACGTCACCTAGATACAGGTCAGCGGCTTTCCAGCGAGATAGGCGCAGTACTTCTTTGGTGATGGTGTGCGTTACGAATGGGTTACCATCGCGGTCGCCACCCATCCAAGATGAGAAGTGTACTGGGCGTGCATCGATTGGTAAGCCTTCACCAAGGTAACCTTTTAGTCGGTCATCCATTTCACGTAGGAAATCAGGCACAGCTTCCCAAAGAGAATTTTCTACAACCGCAAAGCCCCACTTAGCTTCATCAAGTGGTGTTGGGCGTTGCTGACGAATCACATCAGAGTGCCAACCTTGAGCGATAAGTTGCTCTAGGCGACGTTCGGTTTTCACTCGCTCTTTGTGTGATAGGTCGCTTAATTCTAATTTAGACAGACACTCGTTGATCTTAACCAACTTGTTGATCATGGTGCGACGAGTGATTTCTGTTGGGTGAGCAGTCAAAACGAGTTCGATGTTCAGGTCGCGAACAGCTTGAGCCGCATCTAGCTTGCTGATGTCGTTTTGGTTTAATTTGGAAAATAGAGATTGCAGCACGTCTGGTTCGCAAACATGCTCCTCACAGTGGCGAGAGATGGTGTGGTATTGCTCTGCCATGTTGGTGAGGTTGAGAAATTGGTTAAATGCACGAGCAACAGGAGTGAGTTGTTCGTTCGGCAGGTTTTTGATTTCTTCAACTAGGCTGTCACGGTCAGCTTTGTTGCCTGCGCGGGCGGATTTGGAAAGTTTACGGATAGTCTCCACTTTCTCTAAGATAACGTCACCATGTGCATCTTGGATTGTGTTACCTAGCAAGCGTCCCAGCATGCTTACGTTACTCTTGAGAGCGGCGTATTTCTCGTTCATTGTCATCCTGCCTCGTAAAAAAATTACATCCATTGTTCCTTGTTAAGTACACAATCTAGCGAAAAGTGCTGTATCTAGTCAAATAAAGCATTCTAAGTTTGCAATTATTAGGTTTAAAAATGCGGGAGAAGTAAATTTTTCAAAACTTAGGGAAAAAGTGAAATTTAATTACAAGATTGCGGCTATATCAGGGATGGCAGAATAAAAGCCACTTTTTAGGGTGGCTTTTATGTGAATGTTCGGATTGAAAAGTAATAACTAGAAACAATATTTACGGATAGATTTACTCAGAACATCAATTGTTGGGTCAATAAAATCGAAGCTTAAGAACTCATCCGGTTGGTGAGCTTGGTCAATTGAGCCTGGGCCTAACACCAAGGTTGGACATAATTCTTGAAGGAAAGGTGCCTCTGTACAGTAGTTCACGGTTTGCGATTCAATCTCACAAACTGATTCCATGCCACCAATAAATGGATGATCGTGCTGGCACTCATAACCCGGAATTGGCTCATGCAGGGGAGTAATCTCAATTCTGCCCGGCCATTTTGCTTCGACTTCTTTAAGTGCGCTGCGCAGCATGTTATCCAAACCATCTAAGCTGATGCCCGGTAAAGGACGAACGTCATAATGCAGCTCACAACAGCCACAGATACGGTTGGCGCTATCGCCACCGTGGATATGACCAAGGTTTAGCGTCGGGCTTGGAATGGCGAATCCTGGGTGATGGTACTCTTTGACTAGCTTGTCACGCAGCTGCATTAAAGCGAACAGCACTTCATGCATGATCTCGATGGCGTTAACACCTAATGCTGGATCTGAAGAGTGACCTGATTTACCGGTTACTCGCACGGCATTGGCAACATGACCTTTATGTCCACGAATAGGCACTAGGCTGGTTGGTTCACCAATAATGCAGTAATCCGGTTTAAACGGTGCATTTTCGGTGAAATGACGTGCACCTAGCATGGTGGTTTCTTCGTCACAGGTTGCTAATACATAGAGCGGCTTGGTTTGTTTGCTCCAATCCATCTTCTTTGCGGCTTCATAAACGAAAGCAAAAAAGCCTTTCATATCGGCGGTGCCTAATCCGTAGAAGCGGTTGTTGTGTTCTGTTAGTGCGTGAGGGTCGAAATTCCAACGTCCTTCATCGAATGGCACTGTGTCGCTGTGTCCTGCAAGCAATAAGCCGCCTTCTCCCGAACCCATCTTTGCGACCATATTATGTTTGCCGGGCTCGACTTCCACGACCTCAACGCTAAAGCCTACGTCTTTAAACCATTGAGCCATTTTTTCGATCACTTTCTCGTTGCCATGATCCCAGCTTGGATCGGTTGAGCTAATGGAGTCGGTGGAAATTAAGCCTTTATAGACCTCAAGGAAACTCGGTAATTGCATAATATCTTCACTTCTACTATTGACAGGAAAACCATAAGTCGGTAAAACACATATTAAATCATATTTAATGCATAAGAAATCAAATATAGCTAGAAATTAAGTATGAATAGTCAAATTTGAAATGTAACTTACCTCAAGAATGGATGTGTTGAGATGTTGAAAACCACGATCATTGGCGCAAGCGGCTATACAGGAGCAGAACTGGCTCTAATGATAAACAGACACCCTGAGCTCACGCTATCAGGTTTATATGTCTCAGCCAATAGTGTAGACGCGGGCAAACCTATCGCTGCACTGCACGGTAAGTTAGCTGGCCTGATTGATATGCCAGTGCAACCTTTAACAAATCCGGAAGAAGTGGCTAAACAGTCTGATGTGATTTTTTTAGCGACCGCGCATGAAGTCAGCCACGACCTCGCGCCAATCTTCCTTGAGAACGATTGCCAAGTCTTCGACCTATCGGGTGCCTTCAGAGTTAAAGGCGAAAACTTCTACCAAGAGTTCTACGGTTTTGAACATCAACACGAACAATGGTTAGACAAAGCGGCTTACGGTTTAGCTGAATGGAACGAACAAGAAATCAAAGAAGCTCAGCTTGTCGCAGTCGCGGGTTGTTACCCAACCGCATCACAACTGGCGATTAAGCCTTTGGTTGAAGCAAAGTTACTGGATGAGAACCAATGGCCAGTGATTAACGCGACCAGTGGCGTTACTGGAGCTGGTCGTAAGGCGACTATGGTCAACAGCTTCTGCGAAGTGAGCTTGCAAGCCTATGGTGTATTCAATCACCGTCATCAACCTGAAATGGCTGCACATTTAGGATGTGATGTGATCTTCACTCCGCACCTCGGCAACTTTAAGCGCGGTATTTTGGCGACCATCACCATGAAATTGGCTGAAGGCGTGACAGAACAACAGATACAAGATGCCTTTGAGCAAGCTTACCAAGGTAAACCTGCGGTGAGATTACTCGAAGAGACATTGCCAAGAATTCAAGATGTAGAACAGACACCTTTCTGCGATTTAGGTTGGAAGGTTCAAGGTCAACACATCATCGTTGTTTCAGCGATTGATAACTTATTAAAGGGTGCATCTAGCCAAGCGATGCAGTGTTTGAATTTACGTTATGGTTTTGCGCCATTAACTGCGTTAGTGTAAGGAAATCTAGATATGAGCCTTAATAATCAACCATTAATCATAAAGTTAGGTGGCGCTGCGCTATCTTGTGGTGAAACACTTAGCAAGTTATTTGGTGCTATCTCTGCTTACCAACAACAGGCACAACGACCAATCGTGATTGTTCACGGTGGTGGTTACCTTGTTGATGATTTGATGAATAAGTTGAACCTCGAAACCGTTAAGAAAGAAGGGCTACGTGTTACTCCTTATGATCAGATCCCAGTGATCGCTGGTGCACTAGCAGGCACGGCCAACAAACTACTTCAAGGTCAGGCAATTAAAGACGGTATCAACGCCATTGGTTTGAGCCTAGCTGATGGTGGTTTATGCAAAGTCAGCGAACTGAACCCTGAACTGGGCGCGGTAGGAAAAGCGGAGCCGGGCGACTCAACCGTTCTGCAAGCGATTCTTAATGCGGGCGCACTGCCAATCATTAGTTCAATTGGTCTGACTGAGCAAGGTCAACTGATGAATGTGAATGCTGACCAAGCTGCGGTTGCCGTTGCAGGCGCGCTTGATGCTGAACTGGTACTGCTTTCTGATGTAAGTGGTGTGTTGGATGGCAAAGGCCACCTGATTCCAAGTCTCAATCAACAGCAAGCTGATGACCTTATTACAGGAAAAGTGATTACCGACGGCATGATCGTTAAGGTTCAAGCCGCACTAGAAGCCGCTAACGGCCTTGGACGACCAATCGAAGTTGCCACTTGGCGATACCCAGACAAACTGACACAACTTTTTGCAGGTAAAAGCATAGGAACACAGTTTTTACCTCAGTAGACCTCACAACGAGTCACTACTTAAAGAATTTAGACAAATAAATTTAACACATAATAATGAAGTCATTTCCAACGCTGACCGCCATGTGCAGTATGGAAACTAGGAGAAAGAAAATGAGCAAAGTTAACGTAAAGAAAGTTGTAGTAGCCTACTCTGGCGGTCTAGACACATCAGTAATCATCCCATGGTTGAAAGAGAACTATGACTGCGAAGTTATCGCATTTGTTGCTGATGTAGGCCAAGGCGACGAAGAGTTGATTGGTATTGAAGAGAAAGCAAAAGCGTCTGGTGCTTCAGAGTGTTACATCGCTGACCTTAAAGAAGAGATGGTAGCTGACTACATCTACCCAACGCTAAAAACGGGCGCTTATTATGAAGGTAAATACCTGCTAGGTACTTCGATGGCTCGTCCAATCATTGCGAAAGCTCAGGTTGAAGTTGCACGTAAAGTCGGTGCTGACGCACTGTGTCACGGCTGTACAGGTAAAGGTAACGACCAAGTTCGTTTTGAAGGCGCATTTGCTGCACTGGCACCAGACCTACACGTAATCGCACCTTGGCGTGAGTGGGATCTAGTGAGCCGTGAAGAGTGTCTGGATTACCTAGCAGAACGTAACATCCCTTGTACGGCTTCTCTGACTAAGATCTACTCGCGTGATGCAAACGCATGGCACATCTCTACAGAAGGTGGCGTTCTAGAAAATACATGGAACGCACCGGATGAAGATTGCTGGGCTTGGACTGTAGACCCAGAGCAAGCGCCAAACGAATCTGAAACAGTGACGCTTAAAGTTGAAAAAGGTGAAGTGGTAGCGGTAGATGGCGAAACAATGACGCCATACAACGCACTGGTTTACCTAAACGAGAAGGGTGCGAAGCACGGTGTTGGTCGTATCGATATCGTTGAAAACCGTCTTGTTGGCATGAAGTCTCGTGGTTGTTACGAAACTCCAGGTGGCACAATCATGATGGAAGCACTGCGTGCAGTAGAGCAACTGGTTCTTGATAAAGCGGCATTCGAATTCCGTGAAGAGCTAGGTGTTAAAGCTTCTCACCTTGTATACGATGGTCGTTGGTTCACTCCGCTATGTAAGTCAATTCTTGCGGCAACAGATGAACTAGCACAAGACGTAAATGGTGAAGTGGTTATTAAGCTTTACAAAGGCCATGCAACGGTGACTCAGAAACGTTCTGACAACAGCCTGTACTCAGAAGAGTTTGCAACTTTTGGTGAAGATGAAGTTTACGACCAAAGCCACGCTGAAGGCTTCATCCGTCTTTACTCGCTATCAAGCCGTATCCGTGCTCTGAATAGCCAAAAGTAATCCTAACCATGAGTTAGTTAGCTAGCCTTTTACGAGCAATCGAAGGCTAGAAAATAGACATTATCATGCAAAGCCCATCCACTATTGATTAGTGAATGGGCTTTTTGCTATCTATTAGTCTAATAAATCAGCTTCGGTTTTTATCATTGAATGGCATATAATTCGCGAACCACACTAAAATAATCAATGGCTCGAACTACTGGTGAATAAATATGTGAAAATAATGAATTAATACTTTATTTTCATTTTGAATTGCCGTAAGTTTAAACCATCAGAAAAATACTGAATCTTAATCAGAATTATCATTTGCAAAAACAGTGAGCACTGTGCAATCAGGAGATACACAATGGCATTATGGGGCGGTAGATTTACCCAAGCAGCAGACACCCGGTTCAAAGATTTTAACGATTCTCTTCGTTTTGATTACCGATTGGCTGAGCAAGACATTGTGGGCTCAATTGCCTGGTCTAAAGCTCTACTGTCGGTCAACGTATTAACCGAGGAAGAGCAACAGAAGCTTGAGTTAGCGCTAAATGAGCTAAAACTTGAGGTGATGGAAGATCCTGAACAGATTCTACGTTCTGATGCAGAAGATATTCACAGTTGGGTTGAGCAACAACTTATCGGTAAAGTCGGTGACTTGGGCAAAAAGCTCCACACGGGCCGTTCTCGTAATGACCAAGTGGCGACCGACCTGAAATTATGGTGTCGTCAGCAAGGTAACCAACTGCTACTGGCACTGGATCGCCTACAAAGCCAAATGGTGAACGTTGCTTCTCAGCATCAAGAAACCGTACTTCCTGGCTACACTCACTTACAACGTGCTCAGCCGGTAACTTTTGCTCACTGGTGCTTGGCTTACGTTGAAATGCTTGAGCGTGATTATTCTCGTTTGAATGATGCGATTAAGCGTCTAGATACATGTCCGCTGGGTTCTGGTGCCCTTGCTGGAACTGCTTACCCGATGGACCGTGAAGAGTTAGCTCACAACTTAGGTTTCCATCGTGCAACGCGCAACTCTCTAGATTCAGTTTCTGACCGTGACCATGTGATGGAGCTGATGTCGATTGCATCTATCTCAATGCTTCACCTTTCGCGTCTTGCAGAAGATATGATTTTCTACAACTCAGGTGAATCAAACTTCATCGAGTTAGCGGATACCGTGACGTCAGGTTCATCTCTGATGCCACAGAAGAAAAACCCGGATGCGCTAGAGCTTATCCGTGGCAAAACTGGCCGTGTATACGGTTCATTAGCCGCAATGATGATGACAGTGAAAGCTCTGCCTTTGGCGTACAACAAAGACATGCAAGAAGATAAAGAAGGTCTGTTCGACGCTTTAGATACTTGGAATGATTGTATGGAGATGGCTGCTCTTTGTTTTGACGGCATTAAAGTGAACGGCGAACGTACGCTTGAAGCAGCAAAACAAGGTTACGCGAACTCAACAGAACTGGCTGATTACTTAGTAGCGAAAGGCATTCCTTTCCGTGAAGCTCACCACATTGTTGGTGTAACAGTCGTCGCGGCGATTGCTAAAGGCTGTGCGTTAGAAGAGTTAACCATCGCAGAGATGAAAGAGTTCTCTGAGGTGATTGAAGAGGATGTGTATGACATCCTGACTATTGAATCGTGTCTTGAAAAACGTAGTGCGCTCGGTGGTGTATCACCACA harbors:
- the ppc gene encoding phosphoenolpyruvate carboxylase — protein: MTMNEKYAALKSNVSMLGRLLGNTIQDAHGDVILEKVETIRKLSKSARAGNKADRDSLVEEIKNLPNEQLTPVARAFNQFLNLTNMAEQYHTISRHCEEHVCEPDVLQSLFSKLNQNDISKLDAAQAVRDLNIELVLTAHPTEITRRTMINKLVKINECLSKLELSDLSHKERVKTERRLEQLIAQGWHSDVIRQQRPTPLDEAKWGFAVVENSLWEAVPDFLREMDDRLKGYLGEGLPIDARPVHFSSWMGGDRDGNPFVTHTITKEVLRLSRWKAADLYLGDVNELITELSMTKCNDAVRELAGDEHEAYRAILKSLRTLLNNTLEVLDAKLHDAEVPKKETLQNIDQLWTPLYACYQSLHECGMGVIADGSLLDTLRRLKAFGVHLVRLDVRQESTRHSDVLSELTRYLGIGDYDQWSEQDKVAFLTNELSSKRPLLPRDWEPSEQVKEVLDTCKVVAAQPREAFGAYVISMARTASDVLAVHLLLQECGCPYRMDVCPLFETLDDLNNSEAVMKQLMSIDLYRGFIQNHQMVMIGYSDSAKDAGVMSAGWAQYDAMDKLVKACEEEGIELTLFHGRGGTVGRGGAPAHAALLSQPPKSLKGGLRVTEQGEMIRFKLGLPDVAVNSFNLYASAILEANLLPPPEPKQEWRDLMEVLSEVSCEAYRNVVRGEEKFVPYFRQATPELELGKLPLGSRPAKRNPNGGVESLRAIPWIFSWSQNRLVLPAWLGAGEAIQYSVDQGHQALLEEMCREWPFFSTRLGMLEMVYSKCNMEIAKYYDQRLVDKELLPLGELLREQLQKDIKAVLNVENNENLMQSDPWGLESIRLRNIYVEPLNMLQAELLYRTRKCETPPAELEEALMVTIAGIAAGMRNTG
- the argE gene encoding acetylornithine deacetylase, giving the protein MQLPSFLEVYKGLISTDSISSTDPSWDHGNEKVIEKMAQWFKDVGFSVEVVEVEPGKHNMVAKMGSGEGGLLLAGHSDTVPFDEGRWNFDPHALTEHNNRFYGLGTADMKGFFAFVYEAAKKMDWSKQTKPLYVLATCDEETTMLGARHFTENAPFKPDYCIIGEPTSLVPIRGHKGHVANAVRVTGKSGHSSDPALGVNAIEIMHEVLFALMQLRDKLVKEYHHPGFAIPSPTLNLGHIHGGDSANRICGCCELHYDVRPLPGISLDGLDNMLRSALKEVEAKWPGRIEITPLHEPIPGYECQHDHPFIGGMESVCEIESQTVNYCTEAPFLQELCPTLVLGPGSIDQAHQPDEFLSFDFIDPTIDVLSKSIRKYCF
- the argC gene encoding N-acetyl-gamma-glutamyl-phosphate reductase, with protein sequence MLKTTIIGASGYTGAELALMINRHPELTLSGLYVSANSVDAGKPIAALHGKLAGLIDMPVQPLTNPEEVAKQSDVIFLATAHEVSHDLAPIFLENDCQVFDLSGAFRVKGENFYQEFYGFEHQHEQWLDKAAYGLAEWNEQEIKEAQLVAVAGCYPTASQLAIKPLVEAKLLDENQWPVINATSGVTGAGRKATMVNSFCEVSLQAYGVFNHRHQPEMAAHLGCDVIFTPHLGNFKRGILATITMKLAEGVTEQQIQDAFEQAYQGKPAVRLLEETLPRIQDVEQTPFCDLGWKVQGQHIIVVSAIDNLLKGASSQAMQCLNLRYGFAPLTALV
- the argB gene encoding acetylglutamate kinase, encoding MSLNNQPLIIKLGGAALSCGETLSKLFGAISAYQQQAQRPIVIVHGGGYLVDDLMNKLNLETVKKEGLRVTPYDQIPVIAGALAGTANKLLQGQAIKDGINAIGLSLADGGLCKVSELNPELGAVGKAEPGDSTVLQAILNAGALPIISSIGLTEQGQLMNVNADQAAVAVAGALDAELVLLSDVSGVLDGKGHLIPSLNQQQADDLITGKVITDGMIVKVQAALEAANGLGRPIEVATWRYPDKLTQLFAGKSIGTQFLPQ